From Streptomyces sp. TLI_053, a single genomic window includes:
- the recA gene encoding recombinase RecA yields the protein MAGTDREKALETALAQIERQFGKGSVMRLGEKANEPIEVISTGSTALDVALGVGGIPRGRVVEIYGPESSGKTTLTLHLAANAQKAGGTVAFVDAEHALDPEYAKKLGVDTDALLVSQPDTGEQALEITDMLIRSGAIDLVIIDSVAALVPRAEIEGEMGDSHVGLQARLMSQALRKIAGALNQSNTTAVFINQLREKIGVMFGSPETTTGGRALKFYASVRLDIRRIETLKDGTEAVGNRTRVKVVKNKVAAPFKQAEFDILYGVGISREGGLIDMGVEHGFIRKSGAWYTYEGDQLGQGKENARNFLRDNPQLADEIERKLKSKLGIGPKVEEPAEGEAAGGAEGAAKPITATAAKTAAAKKTTAAAAKA from the coding sequence ATGGCAGGTACGGACCGCGAGAAGGCTCTTGAGACGGCGCTCGCCCAGATCGAGCGCCAGTTCGGCAAGGGCTCGGTGATGCGCCTCGGCGAGAAGGCGAACGAGCCGATCGAGGTGATCTCCACTGGTTCCACCGCCCTGGACGTCGCGCTCGGGGTCGGCGGCATCCCGCGCGGCCGGGTGGTCGAGATCTACGGTCCCGAGTCCTCCGGCAAGACCACGCTGACGCTGCACCTGGCGGCCAACGCCCAGAAGGCCGGCGGCACGGTCGCCTTCGTCGACGCGGAGCACGCGCTCGACCCGGAGTACGCCAAGAAGCTCGGCGTGGACACCGACGCTCTGCTGGTCAGCCAGCCGGACACCGGCGAGCAGGCGCTGGAGATCACCGACATGCTGATCCGCTCCGGCGCGATCGACCTGGTGATCATCGACTCGGTGGCGGCGCTCGTGCCGCGGGCCGAGATCGAGGGCGAGATGGGCGACTCCCACGTCGGTCTGCAGGCCCGCCTGATGAGCCAGGCGCTGCGGAAGATCGCCGGTGCGCTGAACCAGTCGAACACCACCGCGGTCTTCATCAACCAGCTGCGCGAGAAGATCGGCGTCATGTTCGGCTCGCCGGAGACCACGACCGGTGGCCGGGCGCTGAAGTTCTACGCCTCGGTCCGGCTGGACATCCGCCGGATCGAGACCCTGAAGGACGGCACCGAGGCGGTCGGCAACCGCACCCGGGTCAAGGTCGTCAAGAACAAGGTCGCCGCGCCGTTCAAGCAGGCCGAGTTCGACATCCTCTACGGCGTGGGCATCAGCCGCGAGGGCGGCCTGATCGACATGGGCGTGGAGCACGGCTTCATCCGCAAGTCGGGCGCCTGGTACACCTACGAGGGCGACCAGCTCGGCCAGGGCAAGGAGAACGCCCGCAACTTCCTGCGGGACAACCCGCAGCTGGCCGACGAGATCGAGCGGAAGCTCAAGAGCAAGCTGGGCATCGGCCCGAAGGTGGAGGAGCCGGCCGAGGGCGAGGCGGCGGGTGGCGCCGAGGGCGCGGCCAAGCCGATCACCGCGACCGCCGCCAAGACGGCAGCGGCGAAGAAGACGACGGCGGCGGCCGCCAAGGCCTGA
- the rny gene encoding ribonuclease Y has translation MRIAVSAGSAASLAAAVLLVVLATAWLLVRRSRVARRRAAAAAERARQQTEQRADRLRAELDRREERLAGEFDRLRTREDELAQRSAALARASAEAGELLRRRAVELERTAGLSAAEARAELVREAESEARREAAVAVREIERAAREEGEQRARGILAGAIQRLAAEQTAETAVSVFRLPNEEMKGRVIGREGRNIRTFEAVTGVNLIIDDTPSVVQLSCFDPVRRETARLTLEHLVEDGRIHPLRIEHEHERSRVEVERRCVRAGEDALLAVRVGAMDPELVRTLGTLRYRASYGQNVLGHLVESAHLAGMMAAELGVDPEPVRRAALLHDIGKALTHEVEGSHAAIGADLARRFGESADVVHAIAAHHGEVEPRTVEAVLTQAADACSGARPGARKESLEAYVRRLERLEEIARAHDGVATVYAMQAGREVRVMVRPEVVDDLGAQVIAREVAKQVAEELTYPGQIRVTVVRESRATEVAR, from the coding sequence ATGAGGATCGCGGTGAGCGCCGGATCGGCCGCTTCCCTTGCGGCGGCCGTCCTGCTGGTGGTCCTGGCGACAGCGTGGCTACTGGTCCGGCGGTCGAGGGTCGCGCGTCGTCGCGCCGCCGCGGCGGCCGAACGGGCCCGGCAGCAGACCGAGCAGCGGGCCGACCGGCTGCGGGCCGAACTCGACCGGCGCGAGGAGCGGCTGGCCGGGGAGTTCGACCGGCTCCGTACCCGCGAGGACGAACTCGCCCAGCGCTCGGCCGCGTTGGCCCGCGCCTCGGCGGAGGCCGGGGAACTCCTCCGGCGCCGGGCGGTCGAGCTGGAGCGGACCGCCGGGCTCTCCGCCGCCGAGGCCCGCGCCGAACTCGTCCGGGAGGCCGAGTCGGAGGCCCGCCGGGAGGCGGCGGTCGCCGTCCGGGAGATCGAGCGCGCCGCCCGCGAGGAGGGCGAGCAGCGGGCCCGGGGCATCCTGGCCGGGGCGATCCAGCGGCTGGCGGCGGAACAGACCGCCGAGACCGCGGTGTCGGTGTTCCGGTTGCCCAACGAGGAGATGAAGGGCCGGGTGATCGGGCGCGAGGGCCGCAACATCCGGACCTTCGAGGCCGTCACCGGCGTCAATCTGATCATCGACGACACCCCCTCGGTGGTGCAGCTCTCCTGCTTCGACCCGGTCCGCCGGGAGACTGCCCGGCTCACCCTGGAGCACCTGGTGGAGGACGGCCGGATCCACCCTCTGCGGATCGAGCACGAGCACGAGCGCAGCCGGGTCGAGGTCGAGCGCCGCTGTGTGCGGGCCGGTGAGGACGCGCTGCTCGCCGTCCGGGTCGGCGCCATGGACCCGGAGCTGGTCCGGACCCTCGGCACCCTGCGCTACCGGGCCTCGTACGGGCAGAACGTGCTCGGCCACCTGGTGGAGTCGGCGCACCTGGCCGGGATGATGGCCGCCGAACTCGGGGTGGACCCGGAGCCGGTGCGGCGCGCGGCGCTGCTGCACGACATCGGCAAGGCGCTGACCCACGAGGTCGAGGGCAGCCACGCGGCGATCGGCGCCGACCTGGCCCGGCGGTTCGGCGAGTCGGCGGACGTGGTGCACGCGATCGCCGCGCACCACGGGGAGGTGGAGCCCCGCACGGTGGAGGCGGTGCTCACCCAGGCCGCCGACGCCTGCTCGGGCGCGCGGCCGGGGGCCCGCAAGGAGTCGCTGGAGGCGTACGTGCGGCGGCTGGAGCGGTTGGAGGAGATCGCCCGGGCGCACGACGGCGTGGCCACCGTCTACGCGATGCAGGCCGGCCGGGAGGTGCGGGTGATGGTCCGGCCGGAGGTGGTGGACGACCTCGGGGCGCAGGTGATCGCCCGCGAGGTCGCCAAGCAGGTCGCCGAGGAGCTGACCTATCCGGGCCAGATTCGGGTCACCGTGGTCCGCGAGAGCCGGGCGACCGAGGTGGCCCGGTAG
- a CDS encoding AI-2E family transporter: MASSAEQPNPDRSAQVADEAAGPPPASPPGPPEEPTGPRTAGDGLWGSGMPRWLPRAMVLALVLVGVFQLADWAFHQLIDLFVMLLVSFFLSLALEPAVDRMAARGVRRGIGTFLVFVAVAIAVAGFLTALGTLLVDQVAKIAGDLPHLLDNLIDWVNRTFHQDLSLDELQKKLLKDSGAIENYAQQAADNVWGVSSTLIGGLFQAFTVGLFTFYFTADGPRVRRTVCSMLPPAKQAEVLRAWEIALAKTGGYLYSRALLAVVSALAHWVMFALLDLPYAAALAVWVGVMSQFVPTIGTYLAGALPVLVALTTPQPVDALWVLAFVVVYQQIENYLLHPRITARTVDVHPAVAFGAVIAGAALLGAVGALIAIPAAATLQGFVGTYVRRYEVATDPRIDRGEQRRHRRELRREAARRLRRMVGGDSGRK; this comes from the coding sequence GTGGCAAGCAGTGCAGAACAGCCGAATCCGGACAGGTCGGCGCAGGTCGCCGACGAGGCCGCGGGCCCTCCGCCCGCCTCCCCGCCGGGCCCGCCCGAGGAGCCGACCGGACCCCGGACCGCGGGTGACGGTCTCTGGGGTTCCGGCATGCCGCGCTGGCTGCCGCGGGCGATGGTGCTCGCACTGGTCCTGGTCGGGGTGTTCCAGCTCGCCGACTGGGCCTTCCACCAGCTGATCGACCTCTTCGTGATGCTGCTGGTCTCGTTCTTCCTCTCGCTGGCGCTGGAGCCGGCGGTGGACCGGATGGCGGCCCGCGGCGTGCGCCGGGGCATCGGCACCTTCCTGGTCTTCGTCGCGGTGGCGATCGCCGTGGCCGGATTCCTGACCGCGCTCGGGACCCTGCTGGTCGACCAGGTCGCGAAGATCGCGGGTGACCTGCCCCACCTGCTGGACAACCTGATCGACTGGGTCAACCGCACCTTCCACCAGGACCTCTCGCTGGACGAGCTGCAGAAGAAGCTGCTCAAGGACTCCGGCGCGATCGAGAACTACGCCCAGCAGGCCGCGGACAACGTCTGGGGCGTCTCCTCGACCCTGATCGGCGGGCTCTTCCAGGCCTTCACGGTCGGCCTCTTCACCTTCTACTTCACCGCCGACGGGCCCCGGGTGCGGCGGACCGTCTGTTCGATGCTGCCGCCCGCCAAGCAGGCGGAGGTGCTGCGGGCCTGGGAGATCGCCCTCGCCAAGACCGGCGGCTACCTCTACTCGCGGGCCCTGCTCGCGGTGGTGTCGGCCCTCGCGCACTGGGTGATGTTCGCGCTGCTGGACCTGCCCTACGCGGCCGCGCTCGCGGTCTGGGTCGGCGTCATGTCGCAGTTCGTGCCGACCATCGGCACCTATCTCGCCGGGGCGCTGCCGGTGCTGGTGGCGCTCACCACCCCGCAGCCGGTGGACGCGCTCTGGGTGCTGGCCTTCGTGGTGGTCTACCAGCAGATCGAGAACTACCTGCTGCATCCGCGGATCACCGCGCGGACGGTCGACGTGCACCCGGCGGTGGCGTTCGGCGCGGTGATCGCGGGCGCGGCGCTGCTGGGCGCGGTCGGCGCGCTGATCGCGATCCCGGCGGCGGCCACCCTGCAGGGCTTCGTCGGGACGTACGTGCGCCGCTACGAGGTGGCCACGGACCCGCGGATCGACCGGGGCGAGCAGCGCCGGCACCGCCGGGAGCTGCGCCGGGAGGCGGCCCGGCGGCTGCGGCGGATGGTCGGCGGGGACTCCGGGCGGAAGTAG
- a CDS encoding regulatory protein RecX yields the protein MTQHSGPVGPEESAEDDDYGPPDWFAAVAGPGAESPARRRVRAESVWDPAWSPEPAPERARAVKRPAARPADVDGLGLVQASELPAGRRRRRSALEAESGPAVRSERDGRGEGAGSAGHGGAADLAPEFPDEPPARRSGRTRRAAAPGGREHDGAERAPGRRGAGRGARTEEPADPESRARDICLRLLTGAAKSRKQLADALRKREIPDEVAEEVLTRLEEVGLIDDAAFARAWVESRHSVRGLSRRALAQELRTKGISGDLAEQALAQLDHDDEAEAARALVDRRLRATRGLERQTRTRRLVGLLARRGYSEGLAFRVVRDALDAEGAEDEDEYGDEGDGYED from the coding sequence TTGACGCAGCACAGTGGGCCGGTCGGCCCCGAGGAGTCCGCAGAGGACGACGACTACGGGCCGCCGGACTGGTTCGCGGCTGTCGCGGGTCCAGGGGCCGAGTCGCCGGCCCGGCGGCGGGTCCGGGCGGAATCGGTCTGGGACCCGGCATGGTCGCCGGAGCCCGCGCCGGAGCGGGCCCGCGCGGTGAAGCGTCCGGCGGCCCGTCCGGCGGACGTGGACGGGCTGGGGCTGGTCCAGGCCTCCGAGCTGCCCGCGGGGCGGCGCCGACGGCGCTCGGCGCTGGAGGCCGAGAGCGGCCCGGCCGTCCGGAGCGAGCGGGACGGCCGGGGCGAGGGAGCGGGGTCGGCCGGTCACGGGGGTGCGGCCGACCTCGCTCCGGAGTTCCCGGACGAACCTCCCGCGCGGCGGTCCGGCCGTACCCGGAGGGCCGCCGCTCCCGGGGGCCGGGAGCACGACGGCGCGGAGCGTGCTCCGGGCCGTCGCGGAGCGGGCCGCGGTGCCCGGACCGAGGAGCCGGCCGATCCCGAGAGCCGGGCGCGGGACATCTGCCTGCGGCTGCTCACGGGTGCGGCCAAGAGCCGCAAGCAGCTCGCCGACGCCCTGCGCAAGCGGGAGATCCCGGACGAGGTCGCCGAGGAGGTGCTGACCCGGCTGGAGGAGGTCGGGCTGATCGACGACGCGGCCTTCGCCCGGGCCTGGGTGGAGTCCCGGCACAGCGTCCGCGGACTCTCCCGGCGTGCGCTGGCACAGGAGCTGCGGACCAAGGGCATCTCCGGTGACCTCGCCGAACAGGCCCTGGCCCAGCTCGACCACGACGACGAGGCCGAGGCGGCCCGGGCCCTGGTCGACCGGCGGCTGCGGGCCACCCGGGGCCTGGAGCGGCAGACCCGCACCCGCCGACTGGTCGGGCTGCTCGCCCGGCGCGGTTACTCCGAGGGCCTGGCCTTCCGGGTGGTCCGCGACGCCCTGGACGCGGAGGGCGCCGAGGACGAGGACGAGTACGGCGACGAGGGCGACGGCTACGAGGACTGA